In the Juglans microcarpa x Juglans regia isolate MS1-56 chromosome 6D, Jm3101_v1.0, whole genome shotgun sequence genome, one interval contains:
- the LOC121234514 gene encoding uncharacterized mitochondrial protein AtMg00810-like codes for MVTVKCLLVIAAIKGWHLIELDVNNAFLHGKLKDEIYVSLSPGFGEKEDTRSKVDYSLFTRSQGSSFIALLVYVDDILIASNDTATVHPLKVFLDHQFKLKDLGSLKNFLGLEVARSSKGISLSQRKYTLEILSDTGYLGCKPVKTPMEQDVKLSRTDGVPLEDAKVYRRLVGRLLYLTITRLDITFDVHILSQFMDSPRQPHLHAAYQVLQYLKSAPGQGLFFLANSSLNLSAFTDFDWAGCQDTRRSLTGFCIFLGNSLVSWKSKNQAIVSRSPAEAEYRAMAITVCELVWLSSLLSGLQLPPTVVSLYCDSKFAIHIASNLVFHERTKHIEIDCHFVCDKIQYGFLQTFQVSSKNQLADCFTNALGLPLFSIMMSKLSLIEIHAPA; via the exons ATGGTTACAGTCAAATGTTTGTTAGTCATTGCTGCTATCAAAGGTTGGCATCTAATTGAATTAGATGTCAACAATGCCTTTTTGCATGGTAAGTTGAAAGATGAAATTTATGTGTCTTTATCTCCTGGTTTTGGTGAAAAAGAGGATACTAGA TCAAAAGTAGATTATTCCCTTTTCACTCGATCTCAAGGGTCATCTTTTATTGCCTTATTGGTTTATGTCGATGACATCTTGATAGCAAGTAATGACACTGCAACAGTTCATCCTCTCAAAGTATTTCTTGATCACCAGTTCAAATTAAAAGATCTTggatctttaaaaaattttttgggacTTGAGGTTGCTCGTAGCTCCAAAGGTATATCTCTTTCTCAAAGGAAATATACTTTGGAAATACTTTCTGACACTGGTTACTTGGGATGTAAACCAGTAAAGACTCCCATGGAACAAGATGTTAAACTCTCTCGGACTGATGGTGTTCCTCTTGAAGATGCTAAAGTTTATCGAAGATTGGTAGGTCGATTATTGTATCTCACCATAACAAGACTTGATATTACTTTTGATGTTCATATTCTTAGCCAATTTATGGACTCACCTCGGCAGCCTCATCTACATGCTGCATATCAAGTGTTGCAGTATTTGAAGTCAGCTCCAGGCCAAGGCCTTTTCTTCCTTGCAAATTCATCTCTCAACTTGAGTGCCTTCACAGATTTTGATTGGGCTGGTTGCCAAGATACTAGACGCTCTCTCactggtttttgtatttttcttggtaaCTCACTTGTGTCATGGAAGTCCAAGAATCAGGCTATTGTTTCTAGATCCCCTGCTGAAGCAGAGTACCGTGCAATGGCCATTACAGTTTGTGAATTAGTTTGGCTTTCATCCTTGTTGTCTGGTCTTCAACTCCCTCCAACTGTTGTTTCCTTATACTGTGACAGCAAATTTGCAATCCATATTGCTTCGAATCTTGTTTTTCATGAACGAACTAAGCACATCGAGATCGATTGCCACTTCGTTTGTGACAAGATACAATATGGTTTTCTTCAAACTTTTCAGGTTTCTTCCAAGAACCAACTTGCTGACTGTTTCACAAATGCTTTAGGTTTacctttattttctattatgatgTCCAAGCTGAGCCTTATTGAAATTCATGCTCCAGCTTGA
- the LOC121233945 gene encoding palmitoyl-acyl carrier protein thioesterase, chloroplastic-like, translating to MASLMAAKGNTRLCLGGGFCKADTKNVATRKIGCYPLMYNAIKLKQRSLSVIASARSSRGIDSTINGSMVHGINLGEVAPVMGNKNRESTKEISGVDAPLHAVLLGRFVEDQFVYRQTFIIRSYEIGPDKTATMETLMNLLQETALNHVTSSGLAGNGFGATREMSLRKLIWVVTRIHIQVQRYSSWGDVVEIDTWVDATGKNGMRRDWIIRDYKTQEIITRATSTWVIMNQETRRLSKIPEQVREEVVPFYLNRVAVASDKNDSEKIDKLTDKTAERIRSGLAPRWSDMDANQHVNNVKYIGWILESVPINVLGNYDLTSMTLEYRRECQQSNLLESLTSSTASGTEDSNNYMHRRPDLEFTHLLRMLADKAEIVRARTQWHSKQKLN from the exons ATGGCATCATTAATGGCTGCGAAGGGTAATACTAGGTTATGCCTTGGAGGTGGTTTTTGCAAGGCAGATACGAAGAATGTGGCCACGAGGAAGATTGGCTGCTATCCTTTGATGTATAACGCGATCAAGCTAAAGCAACGAAGTTTATCGGTAATAGCAAGTGCCCGTAGTTCTCGAGGCATAGATAGTACCATCAATGGAAGCATGGTGCATGGGATTAACCTCGGAGAGGTCGCTCCAGTTATGGGAAACAAGAATAGGGAGTCAACAAAAGAAATTAGCGGTGTTGATGCGCCTCTTCATGCCGTTTTGCTTGGAAGGTTTGTGGAGGACCAGTTTGTTTATAGACAGACATTCATTATCAGGTCTTATGAGATTGGACCAGACAAAACTGCCACTATGGAGACACTGATGAATCTCCTTCAG GAGACAGCACTGAATCATGTGACAAGCTCTGGCCTGGCTGGGAATGGCTTTGGTGCTACCCGTGAGATGAGCCTCCGTAAACTCATTTGGGTTGTCACACGCATCCACATTCAAGTACAGAGATACAGCTCCTG gGGAGATGTTGTGGAGATTGACACTTGGGTGGATGCAACGGGGAAAAATGGAATGCGCAGGGACTGGATAATCCGAGATTACAAAACCCAAGAGATCATAACTAGAGCAACAAG CACTTGGGTTATCATGAACCAAGAAACAAGAAGATTGTCAAAAATACCGGAACAAGTGAGAGAAGAGGTGGTGCCTTTCTACCTCAACAGAGTTGCAGTTGCCTCAGATAAAAATGATAGTGAAAAAATCGACAAGCTTACTGACAAAACTGCAGAGAGAATTCGATCAGGCTTAGCT CCAAGATGGAGCGACATGGATGCCAATCAACACGTAAACAACGTGAAATATATTGGATGGATTCTGGAG AGTGTGCCAATAAATGTCTTAGGAAATTATGATCTCACGAGCATGACTCTGGAGTATCGCCGAGAATGCCAGCAATCAAATCTGCTAGAGTCATTGACTAGTTCAACAGCAAGTGGGACTGAAGATTCAAATAATTACATGCATCGAAGACCAGACTTAGAATTCACACACCTGCTTCGCATGCTTGCAGATAAAGCAGAGATAGTCCGGGCAAGAACACAATGGCATTCTAAACAAAAACTAAACTGA